ACGGCACTTCACCAGCAGGTCGGCTGTCAGATGCCGCTTGTCCAACGAGAGTGGGCTTGGTGTTCCGCCGATCTAGCAGCGCATATTGCGATGTGGTATGGCGATGATGGCGGACTTACGTATGCGATGTTTCCGAAAGGCGGGCGTGGTGATCCAGTGGCGATTAGCGCACGGTGCTCGTTTATCAAAGGTGTCTTATTGCGCAAGGGCTTTTGGGATGAGACGCAGCAGTATTGGGCGGTTCCCGTGGCGGATCTGGCCTGGGGCTTTGTGCTATATCAGGTCTTATTAGATTTGCGCTGGTATGGGACGACTATGGTCTATGAGGCGATTGAAGGCCCGCTGGTGGTGGTCACGATTCCTATATCGCCCTTTGCGGAGCACTTGATGGCTACGCCCTGGCCATGGGAGAATGATCCTGTTTAGTCAATTGGTATAGAGAGCAGAACCTGCTATCCAGTGATCAGGTCTAGCAGAGGGCTGGCTGACTTTGAATTTCCCTGCAACCAGCGCCTCTACGCTAAAGCATTGATCTATGCAGGAGTACAAAGATTTATTTTGAGCCACAGATTGTTTAGATTCTCCCAATAGCCTAGAGCCAATTCCCCTGACCCCTATTTTGATTTTTGCCTTCTGCCTTTTGCCCTTAAAAAACTCCCCCATAAACCTGTAGGCTCATGGAGGAGTTTCAACAACCTAGAAATTAATTTAGGGAGCGACGGTCAGCACCAGCGCTTTGGCCAAATCGGTGAAGATATTCGGCAAAATTCCCACAGCAATAATCCCAATTACGGCGACGATCACGCCCAACGAGAGCGAGGCCGTGGCATAGGTTGGTTGTGGCTCAGTGGCTTCGGCATCGCGCATCCACATCGTCACAATCACCCGCAAGTAGAAGAATGCCGAAATCACACTGGTAACCACCCCGATAATCGCCAGATAATCGAGGTTGGCATCCCAAGCGGCGCGGAAAATGCCAAACTTGCTGGCAAAGCCGGCTGTTGGTGGCACGCCCGCCAACGAGAACATAAACACGGTCATCGCTAGCGCCAACAATGGGCTACGCTTGCCCAAACCGCGTAAATCGCTCAATTCAAACACGGGCATGCCGCGATTTTCTAAAGCGATTAGCACAGCAAACGCGCCAAGATTGGTCAAGGTGTAAGCCAACAGGTAAACCGTGAAGGCGCTAATGCCTTTTTCGCTGGCTGCCAACACGCCCAGCAACATATAGCCAGCGTGAGCAATCGACGAATAAGCCAGCATGCGCTTGAGGTTGCTTTGGGCAACCGCCACGATATTGCCATAGGCCATGGTTGCAGCGGCAAATAAACCAAACAGCAATTGCCACTCAGGCTTGAGCGCAGGAAATGCTACATTCAAGAAACGCAACATGGCTGCAAACGCCGCACCCTTAGTCGCAACCGACATGTACGCGGTGACTGGTGTAGGCGCACCTTCATAAACGTCAGGTGTCCAAGCGTGGAAGGGGAACATTGAAACCTTGAAGCCCAAGGCAATCAATACAAAGCCAACCCCAGCCAACAAAATTGGATCATCAATTGCTTTGCCTGTGCTTTGCCAAGTGCTCAATTCGTTGGCAATTTGGGCTAAGTTGGTTTTGCCGGTCATGCCATAAATCAAGGCAATGCCATAGACCAAAAAGCCAGCCGCAAAACCACCAAGCAACAGATATTTAATCGCTGCTTCGCCCGATTTGAACTGCGGCACGGCAAAGCCGGTTAGCACATACAGCGCAATCGAGAGCGTTTCAACCCCAATGAAGATTGTTACAAGGTCGGTTGATTGAACCAAGAACAACATCCCCGAGGTTGCAAATAACACCAAGGGATAAAATTCGCCTTGGCTGAGATTTTGGCGTGGCATGTAATCAAAGGCAATCAGCAAGGTCAAGGCTGTGCCCGCCAGCAAAATCCAATTTACCAATACCCCAAACTTGTCAAACACCAACATGTCTGAGAAGCCCGAGATAGTTGAGCCATAATCCAGCGCACCGAGCGCCGCCGTCACGCCAAGCCCAATCAGGCTCAACGTGAGCAAAACCCGCCGATCCGAGGTGAACATATCGACAATCAATACCAACATCGCCCAAATCATCAGGAATGCTGGCATGCCTAAGACTGTCCAGTTAATCTCCGGCGTGATAAATGTTAAATCATTCATTCGAACTCACGCTCCGTCTTATTGGCCAGCAATCAGTGGCGCAGCATTAGCAACGAAGGCTTCAAGCGCCTTGATCGTTGTTTCCATTGGGCGAGTAAAGTATGACGAGTAGAGACCAATTACCAACATCAAGATACAGAGTGGTAACAAAATCGCTACTTCACGGCGGGTCAAATCGCTGAGGTGTGGCGTGCGGCGTTCGCTAAATGGCCCCGAAGCAATGCCTTGGAACATCTTGAGCAAATAGACCGCTGCCAAAATCACCCCAACTGCGGCAAACGCGGTGAACGTCCAGCCGATTGGCGAATCGAACGCGCCGAGCATAATCAAGAATTCGCCGACGAAGCCGTTCAGGCCAGGCAAGCCGACCGAGGCCATCGTGGCAAACAACAGGAAGTAGACGAACACTGGCACAACTTTCCACAAACCGCCGTAATCGGCCAATTCGCGGGTGTGAGTGCGTTCGTAAACCATCCCAATCAGCAAGAACAACGCGCCAGTGCTCAACCCGTGGTTGATCATTTGCAGCACTGCGCCTTGCAATCCAACTTCATTCAGCGCGAAAATCCCCAAAACGATAAAGCCCATGTGGCTGACTGATGAGTAGGCCACCAGCTTTTTAATATCGCTTTGAGCATACGAAAGCACTGCGCCATAGATGATCCCAATCACTGCCAGCAAGGCAATTGGCCGTGCCCATTCCTGGGCAATTTGTGGGAACAACTGGACGCAGAAGCGAATCATGCCGTAGCCGCCCATTTTCAGCAGCACCGCCGCCAGAATTACCGAGCCAGCGGTTGGGGCTTCAACGTGGGCATCGGGCAACCATGTGTGGACGGGCCACAATGGCACTTTGACCGCAAATGCCACGAAGAACGAGAGGAACAGCAATTTTAATTCGGTATCCGACAAGCCAAATTGATTGATATTAGCCATCAAAGTTTGCACTTGGAAGGCGGTATCAGTTGGTAAGCCTTGTTGGGCCAAATATTTGTAATTGAGCAAGCCCAAGGCAATAATGCCGATCAACATAAACACCGAGGCAGCGAAGGTATACAAGAAGAACTTCACTGTGGCATAAATGCGGCGCTTGCCACCCCACATCCCAATCAAGAAATACATTGGAATGAGGGTGAATTCCCAGAAGATATAGAACAAGAACAGGTCTTGAGCGAGGAACACGCCCAACATCCCAGTTTCTTGCAACAGAATTAGCATCAAAAAGTTGTTGGTTTTCTCTTCAACATTCCAGGCACTCCAAATTGCCAAAGGAGTGACGAAAGTTGTCAACAATACCAACCACAAACTAATGCCATCAAGACCCAACTCGTAGCGCACGCCCCAATCTGGAATCCAGTTGAAATATTCGTAGAACTGAAGCCCAGCGGCATCGTGCTTGAAATTGAACAAAATTGGCAATGACACGGCAAAAACGAGTGTGCTCCAGCCCAAGGCAAAAATTCGGGCTGCTCCGCGTTGGCCGCGCATAAACGCCAGGATGATCGCACCGACGGCGGGTAAAAACACCACCAGCGATAAGATCGTAAAACCTAAGTCGTTTGTATTCGTCAAGGGTTACTCCTTGTGAAGTTGCAAGCCGAGGCCTGCGCTCCACGTCCTAGCGCAACGCAAAGAAGCCAAGCACGATCACCACACCGATCACAAACATCAGTGCATACGAGCGTACATAGCCCGATTGGAACGTTCGCAAGCCGCGACCCGACAAGCCGACAAGCTCTGCCGTGCCATTAACGATGCCATCAATAATTTTGACATCGAAGAACTTACCAAAGAAGCTAGCCAAGGCCTTGTAGGGCTTGACCAAAACCGCGTTGTACAACGCATCAAAGCCCCATTTTTCCTCAAGGATGGCATAGAAATCGCCGCCCCAGTGGTGCAACAGGTCGCGTTGGTTGGGCTTGATCCGTTTGTGCTTGGCTGCCCAATTGTAGAGATAGAAGCCTGCGGCAAACGATGCCAAGCCTAAGATCGTTACAATTGCGGCGATGTTGAGGTGGAACTTAGCAGCTTCTTCTTCGACGATTGGCTCAAGCCATGTGGTTAATGGATGCCAGCCAGGAACGTTGATCAAACCACTGGCGAGGGTCAAGCCTGCCAAAATCCACAATGGAATCGTCATCCAGCGGCTGCTTTCGTGGGCATGAATGTGCTGATCACGTTGTTCGCCAAAGAAGACCATTGAGATTTGGCGGCCCATGTAGAACGAAGTCAAGACTGCGCCCAACACCAACAGCATGCCAACTGTGCGATGGTCGTGATCAAAGGCATGGCCGATGATTTCATCTTTCGACCAAAAACCCGAAACCAAGGGGAAGCCGATCAAGCCCATCGTCCCAACAATATATGTCCAGAAGGTGGCGGGCATTTTCTTGCGCAGACCGCCCATCTTGCGCATATCTTGCTCGTTGCCAAAGCCATGAATCACTGAGCCAGAGCCAAGGAACAAGAGCGCCTTGAAAATCCCGTGGGTCAGCAGGTGGAACATCGCGGCAACGTATGCTCCCATGCCCACGGCTGCCACCATAAAGCCCAATTGCGAGACGGTCGAGAAGGCCAGAACCTTCTTGATATCGTATTGACCGAGCGCAATTGAAGCAGCGACCAAAGCGGTAGCAACCCCAATAAAGGTTACAGTGCTTTGAACCGATGGCGATAATTCAAAGATTGGATGGGTGCGGATCATCAAATACACGCCAGCGGTAACCATGGTTGCGGCGTGAATCAAGGCCGAAACAGGGGTTGGGCCAGCCATTGCATCGGGCAACCAGACAAACAGCGGAATTTGCGCCGATTTACCAGTTACGCCAAGCAACAGCATAAAGGCAATCGCCCCAGCCGCCGTGTATTGCGTGCCCATAAAGAAGGTGCTGTATTGTTGCAGCGAGAAGACCGTCCCTTGCTCCAAGACTTCGCGGAAGACCAATGAATGCAAGAAGGTACCATCGGGTTTACGCGCCAAGGCCCAAATTGCAAACATCGCCATCAACAAGCCAAAGTCGCCAACCCGGTTGGTTACAAAAGCTTTGACTGAAGCCCATGGTGGGTCGCGTTGTTCAAACCAGAAGCCAATCAGCAAGAACGAACACAAGCCCACGCCTTCCCAACCTAAGAAAAGCATCACAAAGTTGTTGCCCATGACGAGCATCAACATTGCCACAATAAATAAGTTGAGGTAGACGAAAAAGCGGGTAGGCCGTTCATCGTGGCTCATATAGCCTACGGCATAGAGGTGAATTAACGTCCCTACGCCAGTGACCAAGAGCATCATCGTGACCGAAAGTTGGTCGATCAAGAAACCAAAAGGAACTTCCAAATCGCCAAAGGCCATCCAGTTCCAATAGGTTACATCGAACCAACGATTATTTTCGCCCAATGTGGTTGTGGCAGGCATACCCAGCAACTCAATCAGAGTTGCGACGGTCAGCACAAAGCCCAAACCAACCATGACGCTGGCAATCAAGCCAGAGCGTTTAGCGGTGGGATTATCGCCATGTCCATGGTGCGCGTCACCGTGGCCATGCCCGTGATCATGCCCATGGTCGTGGTGGGCGTTGGCGCGACTGAGACGCAAATCGTTCAGCCCCAACAGAGTATTGATCACGACACCGAGCAGTGGCAGCAACGGCACAAGCCAAATTAATTCCGCCATAAGTTCTCCAGTAGACACTTCGGCAAGGTGCAAGGCCGTTGCCTAGCCCTTGAGCGTATTCACGTCATCAATGTTGGTGGTCTTTTTGGCACGGAAAATCGACACCAACAGCGCCAAACCGACTGCGACTTCTGCCGCAGCGACTGCAATCACGAAGAATGTGATAATTTGGCCATCGCTTTCAGCACGTGCACGGCTAAACGCAATTAACGCCAAATTGGCCGAATTGAGCATCAACTCGACCGACATAAACATCACGATTACATTGCGACGCACCAAGACCCCAACGACTCCAATCGTAAAAAGAATTGCGCTCAAGAGCACATATGCGTTGGTTGAAATCACGATTGGCTCTCCTCACGGGCAACCACCCGCCGACGGGTCAGCACGACTGTCCCGACTACTGCAATCAAGAGCAAAATTGAAATCACTTCAAAAGGCAAGAGATAGGTGCTGAAAAGTTTGGCGCTGATCGTGGTTGGTGCGCCAATGTTGGTTGCATCGGCCACCGGAGCATCGATTAATTTCGTGCCACGATAGGCCACATAGCCAATCTCGGCCAATAATGCGACACCCAAGACGAGGCCAGCCGGCTTTTGCCAGCCGATTTTCTCCTCGCCAAGCTCGGCATTTTCAGCGCCCAACAGCATGATCACGAACAGGAACAGCACCATAATCGCGCCAGCATAAACCGTCACTTGAACAGCACCGAGAAACGGCGCACGCAGCAAAAAATATAAAATGGCGACCGAGCAGAAATTCAAAATCAAAAACAGCGCACTATGCACTGCATTGCTGCTCAGCACCATTGCCAAGGCTGCCCCCACCGCCACAATGGCCGTGGTGATAAACAAAAATGTTTCCATGGACACTCCCAGATAAAGGATGAAGGATGAGGGATGAAATTCAAACCCCGTTGGCACGCCCTTCACACTTTGTACCGTTGGCTACCCTTAGCGATAAAGCAGAAGCTTGGGTGCTGAGCAATCAAATTCAGCCTGAACTAGCCCATCCTTCATACTTCATCCTTCATACTTCATACCTTTTATAGGTCTATTTGGGCCGGTGGGTTAAGTTGTTTGCCAGTTTGTTGCAAGACTGGTGGCACTTCGCCGTGGCCTTTATCGACCGCAACCAGCAACATATCTTGGGTATAGATCGAGGCGCGGCGGTCGTAGAAGGCCAATTCATATTGGTGTTCAAGCACAATTGCATTGGTGGGGCATGCATCTTCGCAGTAGCCACAGAAAATACAACGCAACATGTTAATTTCATAAACAGCCGCATGGCGTTCGCCTGCCGAGCGTGGATTCGCCGGATCGTTCTGGCCAGGCACCACATAAATTGCATCTGCCGGACAAGCAGCGGCACACAGCGAACAACCGATACACCGCTCTAGACCATTGGCAAAACGCTTCAGCTCATGCCGACCACGGAAGCGCTCGCGGACAGGCCGTTTGACCTCAGGATATTCAACGGTCACAGGCTTTTTGAAGAGATATTTCGCCGTGGTTTTGAGACCCTTAAAATAGGCCATCGTTCCTTTCAGCATTGGCGATTCCTTTCTCGGTGCGTGACTCCTATGGCGTTCACGCCAAAACCGCCACTATGCATCAAGCGGCGGTGCAATGTCATTCGAATCGGTGCCGTCGCGGGCGCGTTTATTTTATCACAATCTCTTGATAAGCCAAACAGGGGGAATAAGGATGAAGGATGAATTATGAGGGATGAAATTAAGAACATAGAACATAGGGCGATCGGCGTTTGGCTTTGGGCGATTGGCTATCGGAACGTTGTGTGGTATGACACTCATTCGCGATAGCCAATCGCCTATAGCCTATAGCCTTTTGTCACATCTTCGTGCGCTTCGTGGATCAAAATATCCCAAATCCTCGATGTTCTAGGCTAGAGTTTCTTGCTCATTCCAACCAGCAAAAGGATCATCGATTTGCCAAGTTGCGGCTGGTTGTTGCCATTCGTGATCGCTGACCAAACATGCATCCAACGCTTGTTGCAACCATTGTTGATCAAAATCTTGGCCAATAAAGACTAGTTCTTGGCGACGATCACCAACTTGCTCATCCCATAGGGCTTCAATTTCGGCACGTTCCTCGGCAGTTTCGGGCCATTCGCTCTGATCGCTATCGGCCCACCACTCGCCAGCTGGCTCAACACGGCAATTTTGGCCTGCTTGCGAGAGTAATCCAGCGGTTGTGGGCTGTGAAATTACCCAAAAGAAGCCTTTGGCGCGAATCACTCCAGGCCAATCGTTATTCACAAACTCCCAAAAACGTTGAGCTGCAAATGGCCGTCGAGCACGATACACCCAACTGCGAATGCCATATTCCTCGGTTTCGGGTGTATGTTCACCACGCAATTCGGCCAGTCAGCCAGGTGCAGCGCTCGCTTGATCAAAATCAAACAAGCCAGTATTCAGAATTTCGCTGAGTGGCACTTGACCATGCTGGGCATGAATAATCTTGGCCTGCGGATTGAGTTTATTTAGCAATTCGTGTAAATGAGTTAATTGTTCAGCACTGATTAAATCAGTTTTATTAATGATCAACACATTGCAAAACTCAATCTGATCGATCAATAAATCGAC
The DNA window shown above is from Chloroflexota bacterium and carries:
- a CDS encoding NADH-quinone oxidoreductase subunit N; protein product: MNDLTFITPEINWTVLGMPAFLMIWAMLVLIVDMFTSDRRVLLTLSLIGLGVTAALGALDYGSTISGFSDMLVFDKFGVLVNWILLAGTALTLLIAFDYMPRQNLSQGEFYPLVLFATSGMLFLVQSTDLVTIFIGVETLSIALYVLTGFAVPQFKSGEAAIKYLLLGGFAAGFLVYGIALIYGMTGKTNLAQIANELSTWQSTGKAIDDPILLAGVGFVLIALGFKVSMFPFHAWTPDVYEGAPTPVTAYMSVATKGAAFAAMLRFLNVAFPALKPEWQLLFGLFAAATMAYGNIVAVAQSNLKRMLAYSSIAHAGYMLLGVLAASEKGISAFTVYLLAYTLTNLGAFAVLIALENRGMPVFELSDLRGLGKRSPLLALAMTVFMFSLAGVPPTAGFASKFGIFRAAWDANLDYLAIIGVVTSVISAFFYLRVIVTMWMRDAEATEPQPTYATASLSLGVIVAVIGIIAVGILPNIFTDLAKALVLTVAP
- a CDS encoding NADH-quinone oxidoreductase subunit M, yielding MTNTNDLGFTILSLVVFLPAVGAIILAFMRGQRGAARIFALGWSTLVFAVSLPILFNFKHDAAGLQFYEYFNWIPDWGVRYELGLDGISLWLVLLTTFVTPLAIWSAWNVEEKTNNFLMLILLQETGMLGVFLAQDLFLFYIFWEFTLIPMYFLIGMWGGKRRIYATVKFFLYTFAASVFMLIGIIALGLLNYKYLAQQGLPTDTAFQVQTLMANINQFGLSDTELKLLFLSFFVAFAVKVPLWPVHTWLPDAHVEAPTAGSVILAAVLLKMGGYGMIRFCVQLFPQIAQEWARPIALLAVIGIIYGAVLSYAQSDIKKLVAYSSVSHMGFIVLGIFALNEVGLQGAVLQMINHGLSTGALFLLIGMVYERTHTRELADYGGLWKVVPVFVYFLLFATMASVGLPGLNGFVGEFLIMLGAFDSPIGWTFTAFAAVGVILAAVYLLKMFQGIASGPFSERRTPHLSDLTRREVAILLPLCILMLVIGLYSSYFTRPMETTIKALEAFVANAAPLIAGQ
- the nuoL gene encoding NADH-quinone oxidoreductase subunit L — its product is MAELIWLVPLLPLLGVVINTLLGLNDLRLSRANAHHDHGHDHGHGHGDAHHGHGDNPTAKRSGLIASVMVGLGFVLTVATLIELLGMPATTTLGENNRWFDVTYWNWMAFGDLEVPFGFLIDQLSVTMMLLVTGVGTLIHLYAVGYMSHDERPTRFFVYLNLFIVAMLMLVMGNNFVMLFLGWEGVGLCSFLLIGFWFEQRDPPWASVKAFVTNRVGDFGLLMAMFAIWALARKPDGTFLHSLVFREVLEQGTVFSLQQYSTFFMGTQYTAAGAIAFMLLLGVTGKSAQIPLFVWLPDAMAGPTPVSALIHAATMVTAGVYLMIRTHPIFELSPSVQSTVTFIGVATALVAASIALGQYDIKKVLAFSTVSQLGFMVAAVGMGAYVAAMFHLLTHGIFKALLFLGSGSVIHGFGNEQDMRKMGGLRKKMPATFWTYIVGTMGLIGFPLVSGFWSKDEIIGHAFDHDHRTVGMLLVLGAVLTSFYMGRQISMVFFGEQRDQHIHAHESSRWMTIPLWILAGLTLASGLINVPGWHPLTTWLEPIVEEEAAKFHLNIAAIVTILGLASFAAGFYLYNWAAKHKRIKPNQRDLLHHWGGDFYAILEEKWGFDALYNAVLVKPYKALASFFGKFFDVKIIDGIVNGTAELVGLSGRGLRTFQSGYVRSYALMFVIGVVIVLGFFALR
- the nuoK gene encoding NADH-quinone oxidoreductase subunit NuoK, coding for MISTNAYVLLSAILFTIGVVGVLVRRNVIVMFMSVELMLNSANLALIAFSRARAESDGQIITFFVIAVAAAEVAVGLALLVSIFRAKKTTNIDDVNTLKG
- a CDS encoding NADH-quinone oxidoreductase subunit J is translated as METFLFITTAIVAVGAALAMVLSSNAVHSALFLILNFCSVAILYFLLRAPFLGAVQVTVYAGAIMVLFLFVIMLLGAENAELGEEKIGWQKPAGLVLGVALLAEIGYVAYRGTKLIDAPVADATNIGAPTTISAKLFSTYLLPFEVISILLLIAVVGTVVLTRRRVVAREESQS
- the nuoI gene encoding NADH-quinone oxidoreductase subunit NuoI, which gives rise to MLKGTMAYFKGLKTTAKYLFKKPVTVEYPEVKRPVRERFRGRHELKRFANGLERCIGCSLCAAACPADAIYVVPGQNDPANPRSAGERHAAVYEINMLRCIFCGYCEDACPTNAIVLEHQYELAFYDRRASIYTQDMLLVAVDKGHGEVPPVLQQTGKQLNPPAQIDL